Genomic segment of Mycolicibacterium psychrotolerans:
CCGGTGATGATCTGCGGCTCCGCGCGGCCGTCGGGCAACTCGACGCGCACCAGCGCACCGGCGCTCTCCACCGGGACCAGGACAGGGCCACCGGGTTTGGCGAGCTGCAGGTGCCGGGCCACGCCAGGAAGGGGGGTGCGCCCGGTGATCTCACCGCTGTCGGCGTTGATCAGCACGAGCTGGTTCGGCGTGCGGGTGGCGACCGCCACGGTGCGGGTCACCGCATCGACGACGACGCCCTCGGGAGCGGACCCGACCGGGACCAGCCGCCCCGGCGGCGGTTTCTGCGGCGCGGGCGCCGACTGTGGTTCGGCCGCCGGCGGCAGACTGTCGGTGGGCGGACGGGTGCCCTCGGTCGGGGCGCCGGGCGGTATGAGCCCGGTCGTGGTCGGCGTGCTGGCCGGCGCGGACGGGGTGGTGGACGGAGTCGCCTGATCGACGTCCTGGCCGCTGCACCCGCTGACGAGCAGGGCCAGAACGAGCAGCAGCCGATACCTCATGTACCGGGTCTACCCGATCGGGTGAACGCGGGCCCCGCGCGGGGGGTGCCGTAAGAAAGCCGAAATCGGGCTCGACGCTGTTTGGTCGCCGGCCGACGGGGAATCTGCAGCCGTGTCTGTTCCGGCCCGGAGCACCCTCCGGGGGCGATGTCAGGCCAGCGCGAGGAACAGTTTCTCGAGCTCGGCCTCGGTCATCGGCTTCGTGCCGTCGGTTGCTTCGCCGGTGATGCATTCCCGTAGACCGGTGGCCACGATCTTGAAGCCAGCTTTGTCGAGAGCCCGCGACACCGCGGCCAGTTGAGTGACCACGTCCTTGCAGTCCCGCCCCTGTTCGATCATCGAGATGACCCCGGTGAGTTGTCCCTGTGCGCGCCGTAATCGGTTGAGTACCGCTGCGATGCTGTCTTCGTCACCAACCATGTGAGTCGCTCCTTTCAAGCGTTACAGCAATGGTACCCGCGGGGGTATTTCCCCGACGATCATGCCGCTGCGCTCGCGTGGCGATTGCCCACGAGATGGCGTAGCGGACAGAATCCACTTCGGCTGCAGGCCAGGTACATCGTCAGCGCGACGGCGGTCAGCGCCGCTGCGGCGATACCGACAGCGAGGTGGATTTCCTGGGCCAGGATGACCGAGGACATTCCCAGGACGAACCAGCCGAACGCCTTGCGGAGCGCGTCGGGGTCGACCATGGCGGTCAGGCGTGCGCCGATCAGAGCGCCGATCACGGCGGCTGCGGTGACGGCCAGCGCAAGGCCCCAATCGATCTGCACGCTGGACAGGTAGCCGGCCAGGCCGGCGAACGACTTCATCGCGATGACGATCAGCGAGGTTCCCACTGCGACCGGCATCGGTAGCCCGCCCAGCAGGGCCAGCGCGGGCACCACCAGGAATCCGCCACCGGCGCCGACCAGGCCGGTGACCAGGCCGACTACCAGGCCCTCGGCAACGATCTTCGGGATCGGCATCCGATGTCCGCCGTCGGCGGAGTGCACGGTTTTGCGTCCGCGGAGCATCGCGACCGCGGTGGCGATCATCATGACGGCGAAGCCGATGAGCAGCACTGTGCCCGGGATGAAGCGGGCCAGCAGGCCACCGGCGTAGGCGCCGGCCATGCCTGCGACTCCGAAGATCAGGCCGGTGCGACACTGCACCCGGCCGGCGCGAGCGTGCGAGACCGCGCCGACGGCGCTGGTGACGCCGACCACCAGCAGGGACGTGGCGATGGCTTGTTTGGCGTCCATGCCGGCGACATAGGCCAGCAGCGGGACGGTCATGATCGAGCCGCCGCCGCCGAGCAGGCCCAAGGCGATGCCGACGAAGACGGCCAGGCCGACGGTCAACGCGATCATGGCGGTCACCCGACCTTCTGGCCGGCGGAGGACCCGACGAGCTGGGCGACTACGGTTTGGGCGTCACAGCTGGCGCCGCGGTTGTAGGGCAGCTTGGACAGCAGCGTGCCCATAGCGCAGGTGTTGGACAGCGCGGCGAAGGTGAGCCCGCCGCCGACGCCCGCCGCGAGCCACTTGAGCTTGGGGGCGGCGATGCTGCCCAGGATGCTGGTCAGCACGATCGACCCGGCGACCAGGCGGACCTGGCGTTCGAGATCCCAGCGGGGCGTGCCGCGGTTGACCGCGAAGCCCGCTGCCTCCCAGGCCACGATCCCGCCGTCGAGGATGTGCACGTTGGTCAGACCGGCCTTGCGCAGGGACTCCTCGGCCTGCGCCGCACGCTGTCCCGAGCGGCACACCAGCACGACCTCGTCGTCAAGATGCTTGCTGATTTCGTCGCGGTGCTCGCGCAGCAGGTCCAGCGGCACGTTGTAGGCGCCGGAGATGTGAGCGGTCTCGAACTCACCGGGTGTCCGCACATCCAGCACCCGCGGCGGCGCGGCCGAACCCAGGCGATCGTTGAGATTCTGCGAATCGATCGTTGCGGTGGTCGTCATGGCGATGAGGGTCCTTCCGGCTGGCCGGCGGTGACGAAAGGCTCTAGGCCCTGAATACCGCCGGGGGTATGTTCAAGTGAGATGGTAGCCATACCCCCACGAGTATTGTCAAGCCGGAATGCAATACCCCCGGGGGTAGTTGACATACCCGTAGGGGTATATGCCAGGATGGCTCTACCGAACCGAATGAGAGGACTGAGGACATGAAGTTCATCCAGTACTACTTGGATTGTCTGTCGCATGCGTCGTATATGATCGCCGACGAAACCACCGGGCGCGCAGTCGTTGTCGACCCGCAGCGCGATGTGTCCGAGTATCTGGCCGATGCCACGGAGCTGGGTCTGACGATCGAGCTGGTGATCGAAACCCACTTTCACGCCGACTTCCTGTCCGGTCACCTCGAGTTGGCCAAGGCCACCGGGGCGAAGATCGTCTTCTCCTCGGTCGCTGAGACCGAATTCGAGTCGATGGGTGTCGCTGACGGCGAGATCTACTCGCTGGGCGAGGTCACGCTGGAGTTCCGCCATACCCCCGGACACACCCCGGAGTCGCTGAGCATCGTGGTCTACGAGCACCCTGGCGACAAGGTGCCCTACGGCGTGCTGACGGGCGACGCGCTGTTCATCGGCGATGTCGGCCGGCCCGACCTGCTGGCCTCGATCGGGTTCACCCGCGAGGAACTGGCCGACAAACTCTACGACTCACTGCACAACAAGCTGATGACTCTGCCCGACGCCACCCGGGTTTATCCCGCGCACGGCGCAGGCTCGGCCTGCGGCAAGAACCTGTCCACCGACCTCTGGTCCACGATGGGCGATCAGAAAGCCACCAACTACGCGCTGCGCGCCCCGGACAAGGCCACCTTCATGAACCTGGTCACCGAGGGCCAACCGCCGGCGCCCGGGTACTTCGTCTACGACGCGATCCTCAACCGTAAGGACCGGGAACTGCTCGACGAGACCAAGATGCCGGCCGCGATGACCTACCAACAGGTGCGCGAGGCAATCGACGGTGGCGCGGTGCTGGTCGACGGGCGCACGCCCGAGGAGTTCGCGCTGGGCCACCTGCGCGGCGCGGTCAACATCGGGCTGGAAGGCCGCTACGCGGAGTTCGCCGGCTCAGTGCTGCCCTCCGACGTCGACATCGTGCTGTTCACCGAGCCCGGCCAAGAACTGGAAGGCAAGAACCGGCTCGCCCGGATCGGCTTCGACCGGGTCATCGGTTATCTCGACAAGCCCTTCGAGGTGATGTTCGAGAATCGCGACGACGTTCAGGTGGCTTCGCGACTGACGGCCAAGGCATTCGACGAACGCGCGGCGGAGATCGCCGGGCTGCAGATCGTCGACGTTCGCAATCCCGGCGAGGTCGAGGCCGGCGCCATCCCCAGCGCGATCTCGATCCCCGTGGGCCAATTGCCCGCCCGGATGGGCGAACTCGACCCGACCGCGCCGACCGTCGTGTACTGCGCCGGGGGCTACCGGTCCTCGGTCGCGGCCAGCCTGCTGCGCCAACACGGCTTCACCGACGTCAGCGACATCCTGGGCGGCTACGGCGCCTGGGAAGACGCCACCCAGAACGCCTGACCGGCAAGGAGCCACGTAGATGACCACCAAGGCCAAACACCAGATACTGATCGTCGGCGGCGGAACCGCCGGCATCACCGTCGCAGCCCGCCTGTTGCGCAAGGGCTACTCCGATGTCGCGGTCATCGAGCCGTCGAGCGCGCATTACTACCAGCCCCTGTGGACTCTTGTCGGCGCAGGCCAGGCGAAGGCCGCGTCGACCGAACGGCCCGAGTCCTCTGTGATGCCGAAAGGCGCCACGTGGATCAAGAACGCCGTCAATGCCTTTGATCCCGACAACAACACGGTCACGTGCACCGACGGAGTCACCTACGCCTACGACGTGCTGGTCGTGTGTCCCGGAATCCAACTCGACTGGAAGAGCACCGAGGGGCTGGAAGACGCCCTGGGCCACGACGGCGTGTCGTCGAACTACCGGTTCGACCTCGCGCCGCGCACCTGGGACTTCATCCGTAACCTTCGATCCGGTACCGCGGTGTTCACAGTGCCGTCCGGGGCGATCAAATGTGCTGGGGCTCCACAGAAGATCGCGTATCTGGCGTCGGACTACTGGAGAAATCAGGGCGTACTGAAGGATATCGACGTCCACCTCGTCATGCCGGGCGCACGCCCCTTCGGAATTCCCGCCATCGCCGACAGCCTCGACAAGGTCATCGCCGACTATGGCATCACGTTGCACACCAACGCAGAAGTGACCGCCGTCGACGCGGCGTCGCACAAGGTCGGCATCACCAGCGTCGGCAGTGGCGGGACCGACACGATGCTGTCGTACGACGTGCTGCACGCCGTGCCGCGCCAGTCGGCTCCGGACTGGATCAAGTCGAGTCCGCTGTCGGCTTGCGATGCGGCCGGCTACGTGGAGATCGACAAGCACACCCTGCAGCACGTGCGTTACCCCAATGTGTTCAGCCTCGGCGACGCCGGTTCGTCGCCGAACTCCAAGACCGGGGCGGCGATCCGCAAGCAGGCTCCCGTGGTCGTCGCCAACATCGACGCAGTCCTGAAGAACCAACCGCTGCAGGCGTCGTACGACGGGTACTCGTCATGCCCGATCGTCACCTCGTCGCACGCCATGCTGCTCGCGGAGTTCGACTACGACCTCAACCTGGAGCCCTCGTTCCCGGTGCTCGACCCGACCAAGCCGCACCGGGCGTACTGGTATCTCAAGAAGTACGGGCTGCCGTTCATGTACTGGAACCTGATGCTCAAAGGTCTTGCTTAGCAACTTGATCGCGGCACAGAGAAAGGACTGGCAATGTCGACACTCAGTTTGACCACGTCGAACTTCGAATCCACCATCGTCGAGAACCCCATCGTGTTGGTCGACTTCTGGGCCCCGTGGTGTGGTCCCTGTCGCGCCTTCGCTCCCGTCTTCGACCGCTCGGCGAAATCCCACCCCGACGTCGTGCATGCCAAGCTCGACACCGAGGCCGAGCCGGAAATTGCCGGAGCGCTGCAGATCCAGGCGATCCCGACGATCATGGCATTCCGCGACGGCGTGCTCGTCCACCGCCAACCGGGCGCGATGCCGGCGGCCGCGCTGGAGGATCTGATCACGAGGGTCAAGGCGCTCGACATGGCCGACGTACGCGCGAAGATCGCCGCCGAGAGCTGATCCACTTTATCGCGGAAGGCGAATCCAATGTGCTACCCCGAGAAGTGTCCCCGCTGCGGGAAGACCGGCTGGCCCGGTTGCGGCGAACACGTCGACGACGTGATGCGGTCGATACCTCCAGCCCAAAGATGCACGTGTGAATGGGGCTACCCCGGCAAAGATCAACAGACGAGGGAATAGACATGACCACCAGCGAGCTCGCCGCTCCCATCGCCGGCATGCCGCGCATCGGAGACCCAGCGCCATCCTTCACCGCCGAGACGACGCAGGGGGAGATCAACTTCCCGGCGGACTACCTGGGCAAGTGGGTCATCCTGTTCTCCCATCCCGCGGACTTCACGCCGGTCTGCACCAGCGAGTTCATGACGTTCGCATCGATGCAGCAGGAGTTCGCGGCCTACCACACCGCGTTGGTCGGACTGTCCGTCGACGGACTCTACAGCCACATCGCCTGGCTCCGAACCATCAGGGACAAGATCTCCTTCCGGGGCATGAAGGACATCGAGGTCACTTTTCCTCTCATCGACGACGTCTCGATGAGAGTCGCCCGGATGTACGGGATGATCATGCCGGGGGAGGATTCCACGAAGGCCGTGCGCGCGGTGTTCGTCATCGACCCTACGGGCACGATTCGCGCCATCATCTATTACCCGCTGAGCCTGGGCCGCAACTTCGACGAGTTGTTGCGGGTGATCAAGGCGCTGCAGACGGCCGACCACTTCGCGGTCGCCACGCCGGCGGACTGGCGCCCGGGCGATCGTGTCATCGTGCCGCCCGCGGGATCCTGCGGTACCGCCGAGGAGCGGATGGGCGGTCACGTCGACGGAGTCGAGTGCGAGGACTGGTTCTTCTGCACCAAGGAACTGCCTGCGCAGGAGGTCGAATCCGCCATTCGTGGTGCGTGAGGCGGCCGGGCGAGCCGACGGCGAGGTTTACATCGGATACCCCCGTGGGTAACCTACGACGTGTCGGGCCGGGCGATCCGCTCGACAGGACACATGCGTTGCCAACTCCGGAAGGGAAGCCACACATGACACTGGCGATGTCGGCCGGCTTGCGTGCCTCATTCGAAGATGCGGCGGAGATGACCCGAAAGGCGCTCTTCGAAAACGGCTTTGGAGTGCTCACCGAGATCGACGTCATGGCGACACTGAAGGCCGAGCTGGACGCTGCCATCGACGGCCTGTCTCGGGCCTCGTCGGCGCAGTGACGAAGGCCCGCGAAGTGCGGGCGGAAGGCATGCCATGACCATCGGAATCGCCCTCGCGCTAGGTGCCGCGATCGGCGTGTTGCTGGGCCTGCTCGGCGGCGGCGGATCCATTCTCGCTGTGCCGGCACTGGTCTACGTCCTCGGCCTCGGGATCGGCCAGGCGATTCCGATGTCGCTGATCGTGATCGGCATCGCCTCGGCCGTTGGCGCCATCCCGAAGATCTTCGCGCATCAAGTGCAGTGGCGACTGGCTGCGATCTTCGCAGCGACCGGCATCCCGGCGACCTTCCTCGGCACTGCGATCGGCAGACATCTGCCGCAGTCGGTGCTGTTGATCGGCTTCGCGCTGGTGATGGTCGTGGCCGGGATCCGGATGCTGCAGGACAAGGGGGACACCGGCACCGCATGCACCGTCGGAGACAGCGGGATCAACTGGCGCCGTTGCGCACCGCGATCCCTTCCTGCGGGCTTCGTCGTCGGGTTGCTCACCGGCTTGTTCGGTGTCGGCGGCGGTTTCCTGATCATTCCGGCGCTGGTGCTGATGCTCGGCGTGGAGATGCCGATCGCCATCGGTACCTCACTGCTGATCATCGTCGCCAACTCCGCCGCCGGAGTGGTCTCCCATCTGGGAGGGGCAGGCATCGACTGGCCGATCACCACAGCGTTCGTGGGCACTGCGATCGTCGGGTCACTGATCGCGGGCCACTACGGCACCAAGCTCGAAACGGGCCGGCTGCAACGCTGGTTCGCCTACCTCGTCTTCGTCGTGGCGGCCTACGTGCTCGTCGACACGATCTTCCTTCACTAGCACCACTGAAAGGGGCAACATGCACGTCTCCATCATTGAAACGTCTGGCCTCGGGGACCGTAGCTACCTGGTCGACCACGGCGGTATCGCTGTGGTCATCGACCCTCACGCGACATCGACCGGGTTCTGACTCTGGCTGGAGAACGGGGGGGTGACGATCACCCACGTGCTGGAGACCCACATCCACAACGACTACGTCACAGGCGGTTTGGAGTTGGCGCGGACAGTGGACGCGGAGTACGTGGTGCCCGCCGGCACTCGATTCGACGTCTTGCCGACGAGTTGCCCTCCGATACAGACGTTTACCCCACCCATGGGGGAGGTGTGGGTGCACTATGCGTCCGGGTACCGGTCCTCCATCGCGGTGCCCTGCAACTCCGGCTGACGGGGTTGTGTCAGAGAATCGCGAGCGTCGTCTCCGCTGCCCGCGCGAGCGCCTCGTGCACCGGCAATGCCCGGAACGACGTCGACAGAATCTCGACGCCCCACGGGCCGTCGAAGCCCTTGTCACGGAGGACGGCGACGAGGCCCGGGAGGTCGAATGTGCCTTCACCGCAGAGCAGCCGGTGATCAACGGTGTCCTCGAACAGCGTGCCGACCACGGTTGCGGCGGCATCGTCGAGCTCGACGCCGTAGACCATCTCGGCCGTGAGGGACGCCTGCAGCTCGTCGAGTGACGTTCCGGCCCGGAACACATGCCAGGCATCGACGAGCAGACCGACCCCGGGATGCCCTGTCAGGGATACGAGTTCGGCGCCCATCGGGACGGTGGCGAGGCCGGAGAACGGCATCGTCTCGATGGCGAGGCGCGTACCCCGCTGCCGAGCCTGGTCGGCCAGGTCGCACAGTGGCGCGACGAGGTCGCCCAGGTCGGCGAACGCGGGACCGGTCCTCGACCCGATCTTGATGAAGCCGGGCTCTAGTACCTCAGCGGCGTCCAGCAACAGATCCCGGACGGCGTAGGTGTTGCCCGCGTCGCCGCGCGGAACCCACCATCGTTCGATCAACTCGATCTCGACATGAGTCAGTCCCGCGTCGGCGATCATGTCGCGCAGTGTTCCGAGGCCGATCGAATCACGCACGGCGGCAATGTCATCAGCAATGAGGCCCATGCCGATGTAGCCCGCCGCGGCGATCGCGTCGATGCGTTCGCCGATCGACACCGGGCTGGTGGCCGGGCTCCGCATCGGCGAGGTGTCACCTGCGCTGGTCCACGCCGTGGCGACGAGTGTGGGTTCTGCCATGGGAAGCCTTCCAGGCGCCGAGAGTGCAGTTGTCGAACGCGCTACTGGCTGAACGTGTTCAACATCTGCACTCTCGACGGGTCCGGTCAGGCGTTCTGCGGGAAGCCCAGTTCGATGCCGCCGTGGCTGGGGTCGAGCCAGCGGGCGGTGATGGCTTTTTGGCGGGTGAAGAAGTTGACGCCGTCGATGCCGTGGGCGTGGGAGTCGCCGAAGAGGGAGGCTTTCCAGCCGCCGAAGCTGTAGTAGGCCATGGGGACGGGGATGGGGACGTTGATGCCGACCATGCCGACTTCGACTTCGTTTTGGAAGCGGCGGGCCGCGCCGCCGTCGTTGGTGAAGATGGCGGTGCCGTTGCCGTAGGGGTTCGAATTGATCAGCTCGAGGGCTTGGTCGTAGGTGTCCACGCGTAGCACGGACAGGACGGGGCCGAAGATTTCGTCGGTGTAGACGCTCATGTCGGGGGTGACGTTGTCGAGCAGGGTGGGGCCCAGCCAGAACCCGTCTGCTTGACCGTTTGGGGTGACCTGGCGGCCGTCGAGGACGACTTTGGCGCCGGCGGTTTCGCCGGCGTCGATGTAGCCGGCGACTTTGTCGCGGTGCGCGGCGGTGACCAGGGGTCCCATGTCGGCGTCGGTGGTGCCGTCGCCGGTGGTGATGGTGGCGGCGCGTTCGGCGATTTTGGCGACCAGGTCATCGGCGATGGGGCCGACCGCGACGGCCGCGCTGATGGCCATGCAGCGTTCCCGGCGGAGCCGAACCCGCGTTGACCATGGCGTCGGCGGCCAGGTCGAGGTCGGCGTCGGGCAGGATCACGGCGTGGTTCTTGGCCCCGCCCAGGGCTTGGACGCGTTTGCCGGCGGCGGTGCCGGTGGCGTAGACGTACTGGGCGATCGGGGTGGATCCGACAAAGGACACGCTCTTGATTTTGGGGTTGGTGAGCAGTTCGTCGACGGCGGTTTTGTCGCCGTGTAGGACGTTGAACACCCCGGCGGGCAGGCCGGCTTCTTTCCACAGGTTGGCGATCCACAGCGAGGCCGAGGGGTCTTTCTCGCTGGGTTTGAGGACCACGGTGTTGCCGCAGGCGATGGCGATGGGGAAGAACCACATCGGGACCATGGCGGGGAAGTTGAAGGGGGAGATGATGCCGACCGGGCCCAGGGGTTGGCGCAGGGAGTAGACGTCGACTTTGGTGGAGGCGTTCTCGGTGTAGCCGCCCTTGAGCAGGTGCGGGATGCCGCAGGCGAACTCGACGACTTCCTGGCCGCGGCTCACTTCGCCCAGGGCGTCGGAGACGACCTTGCCGTGCTCGCTGGTGATGATCTCGGCGAGCTCACCCTTGCGCTCGTTGAGCAGTTCGCGGAACCGGAACAGGATCTGGGTGCGTTTGGTCAGCGAGGTGTCGCGCCAGGCCGGGAAGGCTGCGGCGGCGGCATCGATCACGTGGCGGGCGTCATCGACCGACGCCAACGCCACCTGCCCGGTCACCACCCCCGTCGCCGGATTCGTCACCGGCGCGAAAGCACCACTACTCCCGGCAAAAACCTCGTCATCGACCCAATGGGAAATCGTGTTCGTCATGTCTTACTTCCTTCTGTGTTTCAGGGCTTGAGGTCTGCGAGCTGCACGTCGACGGGCAGACCGGTTTCGAGGGATTCGACCCCCGCGGCGCACACTGCGGCGGCCGCGTAGCCGTCCCATGCGGTGGGGCCGTCTGTGTACATTCCCGTGGTGCGCCCACTGCGCACCGCGTCGACCCACCGCTGGATCTCGGTGTCATAGGCACGGCCGAAGCGCTCGCGGAATCCCGGGGTGATCCGGCCACCTCGGGTGCCGGGCGCGGCGGTTCGGATCAGCCCCACGTCCAGGCCGATCATCGCGCTGCCGAGTTCGCCGACCACCTCCGTGCGCACCTCGTAGGCCACCCCGGTCGTGACGAACAACTCGACATCGACATGCCGACCGCTCACTGTCCTCATGATCGCGATCTGCGGATCGATGACACCTTCGGGCGCACCGGGATTGGCCGCCGGCCGGACGATCTGCACGCTGGCGATCTCCTCGCCGAACAGGAATCGGGTGACGTCGACCTCGTGCACCAGCGAATCCTTGACGATCAGCGAGCTGTCGAAGTAGCTCGGCACGCTCGGGTTGCGGTGCACTCAGTGCATCACCAGCGGAGCGCCCAGCTCGCCACTGTCGAGAAGCGTCTTGAGCGCCATGTACTCCTCGTCGAACCGCCGCATGAAACCGACCTGGATCAGCGGACGCGCCAGCTCGGCCTCCCGCCTGACGATCTCCAGCGACGTGGAAACATCAGTGGTCAAGGGCTTTTCACACATGACCGGCTTGGCGTGCTCCAGGCACGCCAGCAGCTGCTTCTCGTGGGTGCTGCCCGGGGTGGCCAGCACCACGGCATCCACGTCGGAGTCGGCGATGGCGTCCAAGGGGTCGGACACCGCACGGCAGCCGGGGGTCTCGGACGCGATCTGTTCGGCCTTCTCCGTGACGAAGTCGTTGACGACCGTGACCCGCGCCCCTGAGATCCGCGACGAGATGCGGGCCACGTGGTCGGCACCCATCACTCCGACGCCGAGAACGGCCACTCTGAGATCGGACACGCTCGTCACTCCGACGGCTTGATCAACGGGCGCTGGACCTTCTTCCAGTCCGCGTACCGCTGGTAGGCGTGCTGCGTCGACTCCAGCGAGGACACCTCGCTGACCGGGACGTCCCACCAGGAGTGGCTGTCGGGGGCGTAGATCAGCGGGTCGGTCTCGACGTAGATCACCGTGGTGCGGTCGGCGGCCTTGGCGACCTTGACCGCATCGGCGAACTCTGCGGCCGTAGTCACCTTGATGACGTCGGCGCCGAGGCTCGCCGCGTTGGCCGCCAGATCGACCGGCAGGGTGTCGCCGTCGAGCCGGCCGTCCTCGCTGCGGTAGCGGTAGGCCGTGCCGAACCGCTGGGAGCCCAGCGACTCCGACAGCCCGCCGATCGATGCGAACCCGTGGTTCTGGACGAGTACCGGGATGATCTTGACGCCTTCCTGCACGGCGGTCACGATCTCGGTGGCCATCATCAGATAAGAGCCGTCGCCGACCATGACGAACACGTCGCGGTCCGGCGCGGCCATGCGCACCCCGATACCGCCGGCGATCTCGTAGCCCATGCAGGAGTATCCGTACTCGACGTGATAGCCCTTGCGGTCGCGCATCCGCCACAGCTTGTGCAGATCGCCGGGCATCGATCCGGCCGCGCACACGACGACGTCGCGCGGGTCGGACAGCGTGTTCACCAGCCCGATCACCTGATTCTGATTCAGTGCTGCGCCGTCCTCGGTGCGGTACACCCCCGAGACCGTGTCGTTCCACTCGGTCATAAGTTCGGCTGTGCGCGTGCGGTATTCGTCGCTGACGGTGTAGTCGCCGACCGCGTCCGAGAGCGCCTCGAGGACATCGCGGGCGTCGGCGACGACGCTGACACCGCCCTGCTTGACCGCGTCCAGCGACGCGACGTTGATGTTGACGAACCGCACGTCGGGGTTGTTGAAGGCCGTGCGCGACGCCGACGTGAAATCGCTGTAGCGGGTGCCGATGCCGATGATCACATCGGCCTCGCTCGCCAACGCGTTGGCGGCCGTCGTCCCCGTCGATCCGACCGCGCCGACCGACTGCGGATGCTCGTGCAAGAGCGAGCCTTTGCCGGCCTGGCTCTCGCACACCGGGATTCCGGTCTGCGCCGCGAACTGCGCCAGAGCGTCACTGGCGCCCGAGTAGATCACGCCGCCGCCGGCCACGATCAGCGGCTTGCGTGCCGAGCGCACCACCTCGGCGGCGCGGGCGATCACCGACCGCTCGGCCGGCGGCCGGGCGATGTGCCAGGTCCGTTCCGCGAACAGCGATTCCGGCCAGTCGTGGGCCTCGGCCTGAACGTCCTGTGGCAAGGACACCGTCGCCGCGCCCGTCTCGGCGGGGTCGGCGAGCACCCGCATGGCACCCAGCAGGGCGGCGGGCAGTTGCTCGGGACGCCACACCCGATCGAAGTATCGCGACAGCGGCTTGAACGCGTCGTTGACCGTCACATCGCCACTTGCCGGCAGCTCCAGTTCCTGCAGCACCGGGGAACTGACCCGCGTCGCGAATG
This window contains:
- the iolD gene encoding 3D-(3,5/4)-trihydroxycyclohexane-1,2-dione acylhydrolase (decyclizing); its protein translation is MVSTAPKSTEKLADTEKTVRLTVAQATVRFLANQYVERDGHRHKFFAGCLGIFGHGNVAGIGQALLQDEVEAYEAGVEPGLKYVLGRNEQAMVHTAVAYARQQDRLQAWAVTASIGPGSSNMLTGAALATINRLPVLLLPSDTFATRVSSPVLQELELPASGDVTVNDAFKPLSRYFDRVWRPEQLPAALLGAMRVLADPAETGAATVSLPQDVQAEAHDWPESLFAERTWHIARPPAERSVIARAAEVVRSARKPLIVAGGGVIYSGASDALAQFAAQTGIPVCESQAGKGSLLHEHPQSVGAVGSTGTTAANALASEADVIIGIGTRYSDFTSASRTAFNNPDVRFVNINVASLDAVKQGGVSVVADARDVLEALSDAVGDYTVSDEYRTRTAELMTEWNDTVSGVYRTEDGAALNQNQVIGLVNTLSDPRDVVVCAAGSMPGDLHKLWRMRDRKGYHVEYGYSCMGYEIAGGIGVRMAAPDRDVFVMVGDGSYLMMATEIVTAVQEGVKIIPVLVQNHGFASIGGLSESLGSQRFGTAYRYRSEDGRLDGDTLPVDLAANAASLGADVIKVTTAAEFADAVKVAKAADRTTVIYVETDPLIYAPDSHSWWDVPVSEVSSLESTQHAYQRYADWKKVQRPLIKPSE